The sequence gaTCCCTCAAACCTGTTGAGGATCACCACAGTGTCCGCTGTGGTATAGATGAAGATTTCTGAGTCACCTTCTCAAGTGACGGAATTTAATTTAGAAATGGTCTAACTCTGACAAACATACGGTCAGACAGATAGaagtagtttatttatttcaagggGACATTTTGGAAAAATTAGTCAAACAtcacctgagctcaggatcgaacccaCAGCCTTGGCGCTGTAAGGCCTCCGGTTAAGAAAATACAGGTAGAAAGAGTTTTACTGCTCACACAATGTTTCcaatcacacacagaaaaacaaagcGCTTATTGTACATGATTCAGAGCTATACATGGCACTGAAAAATAAGGCGATTACAAGACGAGGTTAAACAAGTCGTCGCAAGTTCAAAACCACAGCCCGTAATTATACATAATAAGAGTTCATTAGCTATTTCCTGTAAATAGTTTGGTTTTCAGAAAATTCATGTGATGTATGCAAACCCACACTAACCACCACCCCACAGCTGTTACTCAGAGTCTACAGTCAGAAATCCTAATCCTCTGGAGTAAACGTCTCGTGGCAGACTAGCTTGTAAATGAATTTTTCCTCagctggtatttttttttccccccgttaCTGATACGAGCTTGCATTTGGACTTTAAATGAATTGATCATTTTGGCGAAatttagtggagtgtgtgtgtgtgtgtgtacgtgagagaaagagacatctCTTGTCATAATGTACTATATACAGACCCCTCTGAAAGTAGGGGAATTGCCAAGGGCAATTCTTTTGGCTGTgaactgaagacatttgggtttgaaatCGAAAGATGAACGAAACGGTTTATACTTTCATTTCCAGACATTTACATCTAGATATGTTAAAAGCACAAAGAACACCGGATCATGTGACTAACAGGTATTTCTTGTTGTGAGGATGTGGCCTGGAAGATTGATTGTATGAGACTATAAATATATCTGAGTAGCTACTCTTGGTCGGAGTCTCGGGTTTTGCCTctgaagactgcatttgttgCTAAAATGTGTAAACCAGCATAAAGAGCAGAGAGCTGTTTATGGGAGAAGAGCAAGCCATTTGAAGCTGAGGAAAGACCGAGCAAATTGATCAGAACCATTGCAAGGCATAGCCAGTAGAAATTGAAATGTCCTGGGGAAAGGGAGTAAAAGGTAATGATAGGTTCATCAAGGAACAGTTGATGACACATTGTGTGATCTGTGAAGTGAGATCTAGGGTCAGGGCAGAGGGAAGTGGTCAAGGTATCACAATCTGCCGTTTGAAGACGACTTTAAGAGCAGAAGTGTATGACACGACAAGACcaaagtgtggaggaagaaaggatCTCTTTATGATCCAAAACCAGCTCATTGGTCCAGCACAGTGGAGGTAGTCTTACATGGCTGCTCTGAAAACATCTGACTAATCAGTATTCAGTACTCACATCATTTTAGCAACTGTGATAGGTAATGTATCGGCTCCATTTGATGAGTCCAGCTTTAGACACTGTCCTCGTTGTCAATTTAACAACAACCAAGAGTATGCCTGTGTGGTATTTTCTGATGCTTACCATTGTAGGACTTGTGATATCTTATTTCATGGGCTCTCTAGTGACTGTCCCCTGTATTAGTGTGTAGAAGAGGTAGGATTGCTCAttctgtaactgtaactgtaacttcaTCCCACAATGCCTCTGTTATATTACAGAACACGAGGAGACTACAGCCAGggggagaaaaaggaaaagtttCGCTATGCCACTACACTTGTCTTCATCCAGTGTATCATCAATGCTCTTTTTGCCCGAATCTGTAAGTCTGCCCCTCATATCACTGTTCATTTCCCCACCGCTTTAACTTTTATTGTccctcatttttttcttcttcttcttcttttatctcCTCTTCACGCAGTGATCCAATTTTTCGAGGGCTCCAGGCCGGACCACACGCGGAGCTGGCTCTATGCAGCATGTGCTCTGTCTTATCTGGGAGCCATGGTGTCCAGTAACTCTGCTCTGCAGTACGTCAACTACCCCACCCAGGTCAGAGcacacttcctctctctgtctcttttgtcCTCCACTAGTATGAGTTCCTTCCAGATGTGTCCATGGAACATTTTGGATCTGTGCAAAAGAAACAATGAAGAATCTAAAGCCACAAACACAAGAAAACTAATTTTTAGGATAAAATgtggtgaagagtgtgtggaaacctgaccatgtatactgtatgtatgtatgtatacagatGTTACATTATACACAGCTGTATAGTGTAACATCTTAGTATGCtgcagcattacaatttccctaaAGTGGCTCAATCATGTTCCAGCATGTACACAGTCATGTTATGAGTGGAAgtacttgagtgtcctgcacatagccctgacctcaaccccactgaacgcTTTTGGGATGAACCAAAATGCCGACTGAACACCAGACGTACTCAAACAtaatcagtacctgacctcagtAATGCtcatgtggctgaatgagcacaaatccccacagccacgctccaaaatcTCATAGAAAGCCTTCCaggaagagtggaggttatttcaacagcaaaaggaggactcaATGGAATGTTTGGAAATCATGTATGACTATAACACCGTAACTAGTGTTATGGTCAAGTGTCCAGTAACATACAGCAGATGTTAATGGGACAATAATGTCCAAGCTGCTTCCAGTTGGtttgtaattaaatttatttataaaaacaattctagatattaatgatattaatgttttgtgttttgtccCTAGGTTTTGGGGAAATCATGTAAACCTATCCCaggtaaagtaaaataaataaataaaaattgtcaaaatatctaaaaaatgaGAAACTGCTTCTTTAACTCACTAAAACATTTTAGATGTGTTCTTTGATTTCATAGAATATTTTGAAGAGAAcggtgttgtattgtattgtcttattttctgtttctgacTCCAAATGTTCACGTCTCCGTGGCTTGTTTCCACAGTCATGATCCTCGGGGTGACCATTCTGAGGAAGAAGTACCCCATGGCCAAGTACCTGTGTGTGCTTCTGATTGTTACTGGCGTGGCGCTTTTCCTCTACAAACCCAACAAAGGCTCCACGTCTGCTGATGAACATTTGTTTGGCTTTGGGGAGTTGCTGCTGGTTAGTTCCTCCGTCCTTCTCTTTGTCATCTAGCATGTTTACATCCTACTGTTTACAGTCTTAATGATCCGTAAAAATATCTGAGCGATATCTCAATTTAAAAACCCTTACTTAAACACGGAAATAAGAATAGAATAAACAGAGCGATGGAAGCGAACTTCCTATCTGATTGAGAGATATGGCGTGACAATAACAGCAGCCTGAGCTCAGGAACACAGTCGAGTCAGGGTGAGATTGCATGTGAGCGTTATCGAGAGCTTGTGCAGCAGCACGTTAattaaatggaaatgaaaaacCCAGAAAGAAAATAGCTGTCTGCTTTATAAACTTGGGCTGCTTTCCAGCTTCTTTGATCTGTATATCAACAGGCtcatgttctcacacacacacacacacacacacacacacacacaaaccgacACTGTTAGTGAAAGAGAAAACAACTTGTTAATAAACCCAGCCCAGATATCTATCAAATGTGCCTTGTTAATTTGCTCATTCCCCAACCCTTCCTGCAGACTCACTCCCACCTGCCACAGGTGTATAATCTGTTGTATTATGCTCCCAGTGCTcccagtgctgctgaattcttaaATCAGAAGGCATTGTTGAACTTTCTGCAGCAGCCTGATGCGTTTATATCGATGCACTGTTTTCACACATCGtcgttgtttctatagtaacagatccTTCGCAGGGATTTGTATGGTGGACAGTCTACATCATCATTTAACACTGATAAAATAACGATAAGGCGGCACgctcacctcacacctccagcgtcctgggtttcGAGTCTTGCTCCATCtccctgtgtggagtttgcatgttctccccatgcttggtgggtttcctccgggtgctccggtttcctccctcagtccaaagacatgcttctaggctgattggagtctctaaattgcccgtagtgtgtgaatgtgtgtgtgcccggcgatgggttggcactccgtccagggtgtatcctgccttgatccCTGATGACACTTGAGAAAGGCACAGactccccgtgacccgatgatagatcggataagcagtacagacagtacagacaatgaaaatatatattgatGTATATCGATATTGATTTAATGTTCTTTAGTTAAGAGAACTATATAAACGCTGATGTGGTGAAGCTTTACGTTAGGAGAAGCTTTATGTATGGGAGCAGTCTCCAGGTTCAGTGACCTCGTAACAGTAATCGGTTCGAAAGCAGGaggttttatttatgtatttattttcagtaacatgactgtgATAAGTCGTAATGGGAACTAGCTTGTTTTGCAGATGTAACAACGTTAACCGTAAATGGTCAGAAAGCAATTTATAAATTGAAAACTGTTAAATGgccatgtatttatttgtgtacaTTCACACTGGAaattttcctgtgtgtgtgtttatttgcgTCACGATTTGGGATGTCCAAATCACTATTCACGTATTCATCCTGTCCTACAGCCACATGAAGAAAAGCCGTGTCAGGCGGTATTTTTGATCAGAACGTGAAACTTCATAGAGACAGTAACTCATGAACGTATAACTCATTTTGTACCCTCTTTTGGATGCAGTTACTCTCCCTGACTCTGGATGGTCTGACTGGTGTAGCTCAGGATCACATGAGGGGGCGTTTCCAGACCGGAGCCAATCACATGATGCTGAACGTGAATCTGTGGtcgacactgatgttgggtttGGGTGTGTCCTTTTCATATAAGCGAGGCGTATGGTAATATAAAGCAGAGTTCAGATGCACACAGGTCTGTGTTATGTTGCTCTCtgttttttattagaattcCTGTGTAAATGTAGTAATTTGATGCATCTTGTATCTGGATTCATACTTTTTGGGTTTGCTCTTTTCTGCTTTGGATGCCTTCAAATGAAGGCTTCAGCAGGTGACATTTACAAGCATGCGGTAGCCTCCATGATATGCTGAAAGTCTTGGAACATGTAGCTTAGCGGAATGTTTCCCAGACCATCTGCTTTGGCTGCTTAGATTCAAATCTGTTGTAAAATAGATGTGGGAGAAATTACATCTgcgtatttttttttgtttgtttttttttttctccccctgcATAATCTATAGCCAACCCTGACACATAAAACAGCCAGGTGTAAATGGTGTCATTTATGTACCTGTGCAGTATGTGTACAAACATCTAAAAGGTATGCGTTAGGAATAAATTTGTTTCCCAGATGCTATCTTCGTCATGAAGATGCTTGACCCCGAAACAGAGGTCAGTCTTCTGCCATGCATCAagttttaaaccagagtggatcTGTAACACGTGgtgaaaagcagcagcagatttttattttttttgtccctgTTATTGCCAGCGCTGCCCAGCAGGGGGAGCTGGAGTTCCAGTGTAGCTGCAGTAGTGGCGTGTTTTTCACAAGTCGGAGTTAAAGACAGCTGGTCAGACTCAGCTGAGTCCAAGCAGCATCTGTTCAACCAAGTTTGTGCTTTTAATCTTTCAGTGCAGCACACTCTGTACATAATCTCATGACTCACTCTCAGTGGAACCACCAGACAGAATTTTAAGGATTAAAATAACAATGTACGAAAATATGCCAGAGTGGAGAAAATGTTGcgtttaattaataataaggcATGTTTCTGGATGCTTTCTCTGTTTCCTAGCTGTGTTGTGGACAGGAGAGGTGTGGGAGTTTGTAAGCTTTGCTGAACGCTACCCCAGCATCATCTACAACATTTTGCTCTTTGGCTTCACCAGCGCTCTGGGACAGGTGAGACACAGGATTACACACAGGTATATCTCTCTCATAGTACTTTGCTTACCAGTACTCTCCTCACCTTCCTCTTTCAGACCTTCATCTTTATGACCGTTGTATATTTTGGGCCCCTCACCTGCTCCATTGTCACAACGACAAGGAAGTTCTTCACCATCCTCGGCTCTGTGCTGTTGTTTGGGAACATCATCACCCCCTTGCAGTGGCTTGGGACCATCCTTGTTTTCCTAGGTGAGtgtgtctctcactctttcttacGTTACCTCTCCTCTCATTCACTCCTCCTCTTTATActgtttaatacattttttaatgattcaGTTCAGGGTCAACTGTGTCTTCCTGTGCAGCCCACAGCTTCCTAAGCTTCATTTGCACTGTGACTCAGTTTGAACAACAACTTTAGTTAGTCTGGTAGAACCAAAAATACAGGCAACTAGTCAAATCTTAGTTTAAACGTTTAATTTTAGGATTTTACAATAACCTCTGACATGTTTTGTAACGAATGGTtgaatgaatacattattttaGCTCCCCAAGAAAATACTAAAAGGGCTTAGCACATTATTCTCATTTCAAAAAATGTACATGAAAATGCTAATTGGAAACGTCCCTGTATTCTCCTAATACAGCCATGTTAACTAGCTAACATTAAACAAGGGAAAAGTCGTGTCTCTGTTATTCTCTTGGGAAGACAGAAGGGTTTGTGTTTACCGGTCTCCTTAGAGGGATGAGTCACTGCAAATCAGAACGAGTTATTCTGACTAATCACCTTTATCCTGTGATGCATTTCTATCCTGCCGAGACTGCTGTCTTTGAGAATGACCACTCCCACATCCACAAGGCACGAGGAGGACCCGACACTGACCTCACCATGATCACGACGATAATATAGTTTAAGCAGTGGAGTTTTTATACAGAGCTCAAGCCTGGCTCATATATAACACTCGCTCACtgaatcttttctttttcttttaaagagaAAATATGTTTGGAAATGAAACTGCGCTGTGTTAACAACTAAACCTTGTTCTAAAGACCGCTGACGAATTTAATACTCAGTAATTGCTTGACGGAAGTTTAAATGAACGAACATCACAGcgtctctgtccctctgtcccACAGGTCTCGGCTTGGACGCCAAGTTTGGCAAAGTGCccaaaaagacaacacactAAAGCACGAAGGGGGACGTGTGTGAAGCGTGTACTGTACTCACGGACAGAAAACTTGAAGAAACATCCGTTTCTGTTGGTGCACTACATCCGTGGCTAatctggaaaaaacaaaatgtacttatttttatgcttttttttttttttttccacccatGAATCACTGAAACAGTGGTCATTatcttaacttaaaaaaaaaaaaaaggactggtTAGTAATAGATAGTAATTTTGttaggttttcttttttcccttgtCAAAATACCACACTTCCTGGGCCAGAGGACATTGAGCATGATGTAGACACTCATGGCATGCATGTCCACCAGCTCAGACTGACCGGTTCCTCACAGACAGCTCCATTTGTTAGCCAGTTTTACTCTGATTCCTGCCAGATGACTCTTTTTGTGGTTTTTAATGTATAATGCACATTCATGAGTATGtgtaataattataaatgtgtTTCGGTCCGCCACTCCATCTGAGATATACATCTGTAATGTTCACCCCGTCCACTGCATCTCTAAGCCATATCAGATTTAATCTGATGTACAAGGTCAATTCTTTAATgttaaacatgattttttttcctcttacatTTGTGTTCCTGTCAAGTGTCTTGTTTACTGTGTGGGGGGAAAGGATCATTGTTTCTTCCACACATTTCAGAGAAATAATGGAATAATTAGGATTGGAAAATAATTAGGTTTTAGTGTGCGTGTTTTTTGACCAGTTGGAACTATACTGGATATTTAactaaaagggaaaaaatcagCCAGACTATCGGGGGGTGTGTGATACCAGCTGTTGTATATGAACATTGTGTTCGAATCTGCCAACGAAGCCGTGTTGTCCGTCTGTCCATcgagggggggggggacaaaTCCAACCAGATGGCATTAAACTTATTTTGGACATGAATGAATCCATCATCTTTGTCTTTACTCCACGTCCAGGTTTCTCTGTACAGTACTGGCTTTTCAAGTTAGATGATTAATTTTTCGCAGACTTGTCGGCGCGATGGCAGACGAGCGTCGCCTTTAAACCAGGTCAAACGGCCCTTGTGGGAGAAATCCTTTCTGCCCACTTCTCCTATTCCTGACATTGCTGTTTGCTTCCTGCTTGCTTAACCAGGACTCGCTGCAGCGAAAGGTTAATGCTCAATTCAGAGCAGAAAATGAAATTGTAGGGAAACAAACACGAGTGGGTGTCAGGGAAAGCAATCTGATTAAAAGAGTCAGTGGAGGAGAACAGGCAGAGCAACAAAACCCCTGCTCGGCTCTTTTCTCCTCGCTCCAGTATAAAGGGTACAACCTCAGGTCataaactgaatttttttttttatttcaaagctGTTTTTAGTGACATGTAATGCCTTCAAAAATGAGCgaggtaaaaaataataaacaacagaGTAGAAGTGTGTACAAAGATTCAATTAGCTCTAGAATTGCTAACACAATTAATAACGATGGGTATGAATATCTTATTAAACTTGCATTGGAAGAGAAATCTAATCTTTTATTGAAATAAACCTATTCTTAGAATTAACACTTATTTCCACGTCCGTCTTTTTAATACTATGTGCCATGTTTCTTTGGCAACATGAAGCATAACAGAGTTTTTTTCAGAGCATGGCATCTGAGCTCAGTCTTCAGTACAGGATTTCTACAAGTGCGGAAGATCCAACCATGACCCAGTTGTAGCTTCTCTACAAAGAGTGCCAGATTTTAACTGCCAGACTGTCTGCTGGTACAGTCACAGTGGTATAGCCATTCTTCTGTATATGATAAACTCACCTTGAGACTTGTTCTCATCTAAACAGAGAACCCGGTTCTAGATATGACCATCTCtagctgtttatgtttgtgGTTAGATGAATGAAAAAGTAGTTTGTTGCCAGGAAGGTGGAGCCTTAAGTGTGGGTTTAGACACTTGCTCACCCCCAAAATCTGCAATCTTCAATCTTTTACACTCTTCTGAAAATCTCACCTCAGTGAAACCCTCCTGCTAACATTTCCTGCAAGATAGAATGGTGTCCTCATCCAGGCAGATTCATTATAGCTCCATTATTGCatatagttttttattttttatcttactTTGTGCTCTGACTGTGCTTGtggacatttatatatatatatgtatttctgTTGCCTTGTTTATGTTATGCTAAGTTCATAGTAATGAATGcctaatgtatatatatatacaccgatcaggcataacattatgagcagtgagaggtgaaatgaataacactgattatctcctcatcatggcacctgttagtgggtgggatatattaggcagcaagtgaacattttgtcctcatagttgatgttagaagcaggaaacatgggcaagcgtaaggatttgagcgagtttgacaagggacaaattgtgatggctagacgactggatcagagcatctccaaaactgcagctcttgtggggtgttcctggtctgcagtggtcagtatctatcaaacgtggtccaaggaagggacagtggtgaaccggtgacagggtcatatatacacactgctccttccttgtaccacttttgatagatactgaccactgcagacacaagagctgcagttttggagatgctctgatcccgtcgtctagccatcacaatttggcccttcgtcaaactcgctcaaatccttacacttgcccattattataaattattacaaaAAGTACCTCAATTAAACGTTAGATTACTCTCATATTTTCAGTAAGATTGAAGAGAGTTGGCATCGCGCATTACTTTGAGCTCTGTAATTAATAGTACATTAAAATGAGAGCTCAGGAAAATGAGACAGGTGGTAGATCAAGCTTAGGTTGCAAAATGTCGTTTATTCTAGTATTCATTTAATACTAAACAAATAAGGAGTAATTTGTTGTGCATCAGAAACGTGTTTGTAACAATGAAGACTTGAAAACATAACAGATTGAGATCCAGACTGAATCAAGGACTACATACAAACCTACCTGGAACCACCACCTCCTCATACTAGTCTTACATACACTAAATGTCTAAAAGTcaccatatgtggttcttccgcAATCTGttaagataaaactttattgatcccacagtggggaaattcaaTTTGTTGACACAAATGCTGGAAGCACACAATGGATACTggtggaagttgtaaatttcccattgggatgaataaagtatctatccatccatccacaaatCTGTTCCAGCATAAAAACagtgaggtccatgaagacaagGTTTACCAAGGTTGGACTGGAAAGCATGTAGTGTCCTGCAcatagccctgacctcaaccccagtaAACACCactgagatgaactggaacgctGATTCAAACcggacctcctcacccaacattcgtatctgacctcactaatgttcttgtggctgattgaacacaaatcctcacaggaaatgctccaaaatctagtaaaaaaaaaaaatccttccttTATGAGTGTAATAGTAAAGggctggggggtggggggggggggtgagatgTTGAAATAGCACAATGGTCAAGGCTGGTCAGGTGTACATAAAACTTTGGTCACTACAACATTATATTCAGTAATAAACCCAGCATTTGTGTAGTATCTCATGTTTACTCTTCCTGTACCCATGTACGGTTACAGCGGCTCTCAGAGAAGTACCATGATTATTTACTATCTAAACTGACGGTATCGGGTGCCCAAAATATTGCCTGTTGAAAACTGAAACAACCTCGCCATtctgatataaaaatatataatatatatagatatatacattaaaaaaacttAAATAATTACTTAGAATAGATTGAGGAAATATCAGTCAGTGACTAGAGAAATTGGGCAAAAAAGAATTTAAGACAGGCACATTTTAAAGTACCTGAGGGTGTACTTGAAGTGTTGTCGCTAGTAGAGTTAGCCTAAACGTTCAGTGTGACTCTCACCAAAGGCCGCAGCTGAAACCTGCTCCCGTTCTCTGACACTTTATAGCGCACTAAAATGTTGGGCACAGTTGGCCGACAGCTGAAAAGCCACCCGGCTGTAAGTAGAGCTAAACTCGATTCGATATGTAGCATTAGTTAGCAGTTTAAAGAGATTAATCAGCTATGCTCGCCATGCTAACCCCGGATTAGCTCGAAGGTAGCATGGTGACTGGCTCGCGAGATTATGTACGTCTTGAGTGGGCACATTTAGCGCTTTtaacatgatattttaaaagaaacacGAAAGcaacttttgtttatttttcgtttttattaagaaaaaaaagtttgaagGATGTTTGAAGAAATGTTAAAGTTACGGGTCGCTCGTgtgtactgcgcatgcgcagagaAGTTATATGAGAAAATAGTGATTAAATAGCACAGCTGTTTGGTTAAATCGTGTTATACAGTTTTGGGTATTGTCACGGGTTTAAGAATTAAAACTCaaccatttttttgtttaaaaaaaactctatAGACGTGTTGGCGACACCGCTGGAAGCTAGCATTGCTAACTGTGAGGGCATAAAGGACATTCAGTGTGCAAGCCGAGGT comes from Hemibagrus wyckioides isolate EC202008001 linkage group LG02, SWU_Hwy_1.0, whole genome shotgun sequence and encodes:
- the slc35b1 gene encoding solute carrier family 35 member B1, whose amino-acid sequence is MTAGKGGVKASLWQNERVRFIVCFLGVFVCYFYYGILQETITRGDYSQGEKKEKFRYATTLVFIQCIINALFARILIQFFEGSRPDHTRSWLYAACALSYLGAMVSSNSALQYVNYPTQVLGKSCKPIPVMILGVTILRKKYPMAKYLCVLLIVTGVALFLYKPNKGSTSADEHLFGFGELLLLLSLTLDGLTGVAQDHMRGRFQTGANHMMLNVNLWSTLMLGLAVLWTGEVWEFVSFAERYPSIIYNILLFGFTSALGQTFIFMTVVYFGPLTCSIVTTTRKFFTILGSVLLFGNIITPLQWLGTILVFLGLGLDAKFGKVPKKTTH